In Phenylobacterium zucineum HLK1, one DNA window encodes the following:
- a CDS encoding membrane protein, protein MDDLTLARALHVLGVVVWIGGVSMVTTVLFPAIRRGRLGADRLAAFEAVEHRFVWQARAAVLVVGASGLHMTARLDAWDRFLSPSDWWMPAMALVWLLFFLVLFVGEPLVLRRRLAAWAVRDPDRVLAWLHRAHVVLLAVSLTTVAGAMLGAHGWVFG, encoded by the coding sequence ATGGATGACCTGACGCTGGCGCGGGCCCTGCATGTGCTGGGGGTGGTCGTCTGGATCGGCGGCGTCTCCATGGTCACGACGGTGCTGTTCCCGGCGATCCGCCGCGGCCGGCTGGGCGCGGACCGGCTGGCTGCGTTCGAGGCGGTCGAGCACCGGTTCGTTTGGCAGGCGCGGGCGGCGGTCCTCGTCGTCGGCGCCAGCGGCCTGCACATGACGGCGCGGCTGGACGCGTGGGACCGGTTCCTGTCGCCGTCGGACTGGTGGATGCCGGCCATGGCGCTCGTCTGGCTGCTGTTCTTCCTGGTCCTGTTCGTGGGCGAGCCGCTGGTGCTGCGCCGCCGGCTGGCCGCCTGGGCGGTCCGCGACCCCGACCGGGTCCTGGCCTGGCTGCATCGTGCGCACGTGGTCCTGCTGGCCGTCAGCCTGACGACCGTGGCGGGGGCGATGCTGGGCGCCCACGGCTGGGTGTTCGGCTAG